A portion of the Gloeocapsa sp. PCC 73106 genome contains these proteins:
- a CDS encoding helix-turn-helix domain-containing protein: protein MLLNYQYRCYLETPQKAQLNNWLRVAQYWYNWQLGDRFTWWETNRSNYIAPSGDCAKKLMVLKLIVPRSKFWES, encoded by the coding sequence ATGCTCTTAAACTACCAGTACCGATGCTATCTTGAAACTCCCCAAAAAGCGCAGTTAAACAACTGGCTACGGGTAGCTCAATATTGGTATAACTGGCAACTAGGAGATCGCTTTACTTGGTGGGAAACTAATCGTAGTAACTATATTGCTCCTAGTGGTGATTGTGCAAAAAAGCTGATGGTTCTAAAACTGATAGTACCACGAAGCAAGTTTTGGGAGTCCTAA
- a CDS encoding FkbM family methyltransferase, with translation MDQQMESKLRVLHQALYQALDFPDLSTGYTNFVRSLRERYHPVGVRDVRIAELASGLKFQVDLGDRLGADVYYGYYQEYFDAQLLLSLIHPGATVLDIGANFGYYALSAGTKVGKDGLVLAFEPNPEAYELLERNTQINQLESIVQCHQACLGATDGETDFYLTEESSFSGIGATGRAKIKQQVRIPLHRLDSFLERLQIPTIDVMKIDVEGYEFAVLESAQTILENSPDCVIMLEVSAKNLDQHRLVALIEVLERLYRLGFQAFRVNSTELTPLKTPAAISEIGAANLFLTSTNSSQHQELQDSYQRLRRFAFQGIAPELNIVPEPLLWRHSQDPLGYSKLHGALLDACLRDRQGRIEAQNRDIQRREVELTKLKAEISRLEAKLKAEISRLEAENQALKQELNLPLRAKIIRKLRG, from the coding sequence ATGGATCAACAGATGGAATCGAAGCTACGGGTACTTCATCAAGCACTGTATCAAGCCCTCGATTTCCCAGATTTAAGTACCGGTTATACTAATTTTGTACGATCGCTCAGGGAACGTTATCACCCTGTGGGGGTAAGAGATGTTCGCATAGCCGAATTGGCATCGGGTTTGAAGTTTCAAGTAGATTTGGGCGATCGCTTGGGTGCGGACGTCTATTATGGCTATTATCAAGAATATTTTGATGCTCAACTACTGTTAAGTCTAATCCATCCGGGGGCTACGGTTCTAGATATTGGTGCTAATTTCGGTTATTATGCTTTGAGTGCGGGTACTAAAGTAGGCAAAGATGGTTTAGTGCTAGCTTTTGAGCCTAATCCAGAAGCTTATGAGCTGTTAGAGAGAAATACTCAGATTAATCAACTCGAAAGCATCGTTCAATGTCATCAAGCTTGTCTTGGTGCTACAGATGGGGAAACCGATTTTTATCTTACTGAAGAGTCTTCTTTTAGTGGGATTGGCGCTACGGGTAGAGCTAAAATCAAACAACAAGTAAGAATACCTCTACATCGTCTGGATAGTTTTTTAGAGCGGCTACAAATACCTACTATCGACGTGATGAAGATAGATGTGGAGGGTTATGAATTTGCTGTCTTAGAATCTGCTCAAACTATTCTCGAGAATTCTCCTGATTGTGTAATCATGCTGGAGGTATCGGCTAAAAATCTAGATCAACATCGACTCGTTGCTTTAATAGAAGTATTGGAGCGTCTCTATCGCTTGGGTTTCCAAGCATTCAGGGTAAATTCAACCGAGTTAACCCCTTTGAAAACCCCTGCAGCTATCAGTGAAATAGGCGCAGCTAATTTGTTTTTAACCTCTACCAACTCATCCCAACATCAAGAGTTACAAGATTCATATCAGCGGTTACGTCGCTTCGCTTTCCAAGGTATCGCTCCTGAGTTAAATATAGTCCCAGAGCCTTTGTTATGGCGTCATAGCCAGGATCCTCTGGGGTATTCTAAATTACACGGGGCGCTCCTCGATGCTTGTTTACGCGATCGCCAAGGTAGAATCGAAGCGCAAAACCGAGACATTCAAAGACGGGAGGTTGAATTAACTAAGCTCAAAGCAGAGATTTCCAGATTGGAAGCTAAGCTCAAAGCAGAGATTTCCAGATTGGAAGCGGAAAATCAAGCTTTGAAGCAAGAGTTAAATCTACCTCTAAGAGCAAAGATTATCAGAAAACTAAGAGGATGA